A single window of Paenibacillus sp. SYP-B4298 DNA harbors:
- a CDS encoding SDR family NAD(P)-dependent oxidoreductase, with product MQLLNKIALVTGGGTGIGRATSLLLAKRGATVVVNYSRSQSDAEETVQHILSEGGQAIAIQADVSQDTDVRRMIDTIAQQFGTVDMLVNNASITSHIPMSNLEDVTGELWDELFDVNVKGMFYCARAVAPLMKENKQGAIVNLGSIAGQTGLGSSLPYAVSKAAVHGLTKSLARALAPDIRVNCIVPGAVETRWWAGREEQMKKLAPHLLLQQIATPEDIASMICSALEQESMTGQIITVDSGQTL from the coding sequence ATGCAATTACTCAACAAGATCGCCCTGGTTACGGGGGGCGGCACCGGCATTGGCAGAGCGACAAGTCTTCTGCTGGCGAAGCGGGGAGCAACTGTAGTCGTGAACTATTCTCGCTCGCAGTCTGATGCGGAGGAAACCGTGCAGCACATTCTCAGTGAGGGCGGTCAAGCGATCGCCATACAAGCCGACGTATCCCAGGATACGGATGTCCGCAGGATGATCGATACGATCGCCCAGCAATTCGGAACGGTGGACATGCTAGTCAACAACGCCAGTATTACGAGCCATATTCCCATGAGCAATCTGGAGGATGTGACCGGAGAGCTGTGGGATGAGCTGTTCGATGTTAATGTGAAAGGGATGTTCTATTGCGCGCGGGCAGTAGCGCCGCTCATGAAGGAAAATAAACAGGGCGCCATCGTTAATCTGGGCAGTATTGCAGGGCAGACCGGGCTAGGCTCTTCACTTCCCTACGCCGTATCGAAGGCTGCGGTCCATGGCCTGACGAAATCACTGGCTCGGGCTCTAGCCCCCGATATTCGCGTCAACTGCATCGTGCCCGGAGCGGTCGAGACGAGATGGTGGGCCGGAAGAGAGGAGCAGATGAAGAAGCTCGCTCCACATCTTCTGTTGCAGCAGATTGCAACACCTGAGGATATTGCCTCCATGATCTGCTCCGCTCTGGAGCAGGAATCGATGACGGGGCAGATCATTACGGTAGATAGCGGCCAAACGTTGTAG
- a CDS encoding DsbA family protein: protein MSNDNMMCDLETGVCGVVDEEPIQAFELEQRMKKITLYYVTDPICSHCWALEPVLHRFIQQYGAYFNVHTVMGGLLANWHGFSDASNGIRNPADVEHHWKEVGEHSRMPIDGTLWGTNPIQSSYPPSRVFKVIQTRHEGRENEFLRRAREAVFAFNLNIGETQVLMELVNQMGLNGAQIVEQSELEEAQNLLEQDFDLVARLGVRGFPTIIMMDEEGKGVKIVGARTLDTYVDALEQLLKSQVKPKPVRPLAKWMEESPLLFSKEIEVMYGVESSEVAGLIAAELPEDSYRIEHILGELYVVNSAREGRG from the coding sequence ATGAGTAATGACAATATGATGTGTGATTTGGAGACAGGTGTCTGTGGCGTGGTCGATGAGGAGCCCATCCAAGCCTTCGAGCTGGAGCAGAGGATGAAGAAAATAACGCTGTATTACGTAACGGACCCGATCTGCTCGCATTGCTGGGCACTCGAGCCTGTGCTCCATCGCTTCATTCAACAGTATGGTGCCTATTTTAATGTCCATACGGTCATGGGCGGCCTGCTGGCCAACTGGCACGGGTTCAGCGATGCTTCGAATGGGATTCGAAACCCTGCCGATGTGGAGCATCATTGGAAGGAAGTAGGCGAGCACTCGCGCATGCCGATCGACGGAACGTTATGGGGGACGAATCCTATCCAATCCTCGTACCCGCCATCCCGAGTTTTTAAAGTGATTCAGACTCGTCATGAAGGAAGAGAGAATGAATTTTTGCGGAGAGCGAGAGAGGCCGTATTTGCCTTTAATCTCAATATCGGGGAAACGCAGGTACTCATGGAGCTCGTCAACCAGATGGGGCTGAATGGGGCGCAGATAGTGGAACAATCCGAGCTCGAAGAGGCACAGAATCTGCTGGAGCAAGATTTTGACCTTGTAGCCAGACTCGGCGTCAGAGGCTTCCCAACCATCATCATGATGGATGAGGAGGGCAAAGGAGTGAAGATTGTTGGCGCTCGGACATTGGATACCTACGTGGACGCTCTGGAGCAGCTCTTGAAGAGCCAGGTGAAGCCGAAGCCGGTTCGCCCCCTAGCGAAGTGGATGGAGGAGAGCCCGCTGTTGTTCTCGAAGGAAATCGAAGTGATGTACGGAGTCGAGTCCAGTGAGGTTGCGGGGCTGATTGCCGCGGAGCTGCCAGAGGATTCCTATCGCATTGAGCATATCCTGGGGGAATTGTACGTTGTGAATTCAGCGAGAGAGGGAAGAGGCTAA
- a CDS encoding response regulator transcription factor, protein MFRLMIVDDESSVVDGLADTIAWERIGISTVFKAYSGIEALELLQTHSIDIVISDICMPQMGGLELLQMIRTHWRRIKTIVLSGHAEFDYAKEAMALGTSDYLLKPVSDNELLERVGQSVSQLLLEQESSATLERARLALQANLPMLRSELLNQLLQGMKYAPDKLAEQLSLLHMEQVLGRPAALMIARLEDRLAEQNYYHTSIMEYAIGNMAEEIFSDRFSLWPCKDVHGYLVFLVIPQETKQPHDAAEAGTEEQLKHLAAQLQLNVNRYLKGTISVLIGGWGTFPEDVGKLYQDALLSMRRHIGSQSDLFVYVSEEEEQLPVRALQKLYEPPLLVHLMESGSWVQAEQKLLAIMEELTRERTSSQEHVQEALFFIYASFSTYAHKNGRELSAMLGSGLANISGMLPGCTMTSLKNWSLQALSMVRQSTENTARSDRSHVVGRIQRFIREHLAEDISLQAIADYMYMHPVHISRVFKLETGINVSDYVLRLKMEKAVELLADHKLKNFEVALKLGYQNPNYFFKVFKKYYSVTPQEYRINLEAKG, encoded by the coding sequence TTTAATGATTGTTGATGATGAGAGCAGCGTAGTGGACGGCCTGGCAGACACGATCGCGTGGGAGCGTATCGGGATCAGCACGGTATTCAAGGCCTACTCCGGCATTGAAGCATTGGAGCTGCTGCAGACCCACTCGATCGACATCGTCATCTCGGACATCTGCATGCCGCAGATGGGCGGCCTGGAGCTGCTGCAGATGATTCGCACCCATTGGCGCAGGATCAAGACGATCGTACTGTCAGGCCACGCCGAGTTCGATTATGCGAAGGAAGCGATGGCACTCGGAACAAGCGACTATCTGTTGAAGCCCGTAAGCGATAATGAGCTGCTGGAGCGTGTGGGGCAGAGTGTGAGCCAGCTACTGCTGGAGCAGGAGTCAAGCGCTACATTGGAGCGCGCCCGTCTGGCGCTGCAGGCCAATCTGCCGATGCTGCGCAGCGAGCTGCTGAATCAACTGCTGCAGGGCATGAAGTATGCGCCTGACAAGCTGGCAGAGCAGCTATCTCTGCTCCATATGGAGCAGGTGCTGGGCAGACCGGCTGCGCTTATGATCGCGCGACTGGAGGATCGGCTGGCAGAGCAAAATTACTATCATACCTCGATCATGGAATACGCGATCGGCAATATGGCGGAGGAAATATTCAGCGATCGCTTCTCCCTCTGGCCGTGCAAGGATGTCCATGGCTATCTCGTATTTCTGGTGATTCCACAGGAGACGAAGCAGCCCCATGATGCAGCGGAGGCAGGTACAGAGGAGCAGCTCAAGCATTTGGCGGCGCAGCTACAGTTGAACGTCAACCGCTATCTCAAGGGCACCATCTCTGTACTGATCGGCGGCTGGGGTACCTTCCCCGAGGATGTGGGCAAGCTGTACCAGGATGCGCTGCTCTCGATGCGACGGCATATCGGCAGTCAGAGCGACCTGTTCGTCTATGTATCCGAGGAGGAGGAGCAGTTGCCTGTGCGGGCATTACAGAAGCTGTACGAGCCGCCGCTGCTCGTTCATCTGATGGAGTCCGGCAGTTGGGTGCAGGCCGAGCAGAAGCTGCTGGCCATTATGGAGGAGCTTACCCGCGAGCGAACCAGCTCGCAGGAGCATGTGCAGGAAGCGTTATTCTTCATCTATGCCTCCTTCAGCACCTATGCTCATAAGAATGGGCGGGAGCTGAGCGCCATGCTTGGCAGCGGCCTGGCCAATATCTCCGGCATGCTGCCTGGCTGTACGATGACCAGTCTGAAGAACTGGTCCTTGCAGGCTCTCTCCATGGTTCGCCAGTCGACAGAGAACACCGCGCGCAGCGACCGCAGCCATGTCGTGGGACGCATCCAGCGGTTTATACGCGAGCATCTGGCCGAGGATATATCGCTGCAAGCGATCGCGGACTACATGTATATGCATCCGGTTCATATCTCCAGAGTATTCAAGCTGGAGACCGGCATTAATGTCAGCGACTACGTGCTGCGACTGAAGATGGAGAAGGCCGTGGAGCTGCTCGCTGATCACAAGCTCAAAAATTTCGAGGTGGCGCTCAAGCTCGGCTATCAGAACCCGAATTATTTCTTCAAGGTGTTCAAGAAGTATTACTCCGTCACGCCGCAGGAATACCGGATCAATCTGGAGGCGAAGGGGTGA